The following are encoded together in the Planctobacterium marinum genome:
- the smpB gene encoding SsrA-binding protein SmpB, translating into MKKKQNKSNTTGTIALNKRARHDFFLEEKFEAGVALQGWEIKSIRAGKVNLTDVYVHVKDGEAHLLNCRITPLESASSHVICDPVRPKKLLLHRRELNRLIGSVERQSFTVVASAMYWKKCWVKVEIHLAKGKQTHDKRDSIKDRDWARQKERMMKHKA; encoded by the coding sequence CCGGCACCATTGCGTTAAATAAGCGCGCCCGCCACGACTTTTTCTTAGAAGAAAAGTTTGAAGCAGGCGTCGCTCTGCAAGGCTGGGAAATAAAAAGTATCCGCGCTGGTAAGGTAAATCTAACCGACGTGTATGTGCATGTTAAAGACGGCGAAGCGCATCTGCTGAACTGTCGTATCACACCGCTGGAATCAGCATCTTCTCATGTTATCTGCGATCCAGTGCGCCCGAAAAAATTACTGTTACACCGCCGGGAACTCAATCGCCTGATAGGCAGCGTAGAGCGCCAGAGTTTTACCGTCGTTGCCAGCGCCATGTACTGGAAAAAATGCTGGGTTAAAGTGGAAATTCACTTAGCCAAAGGTAAACAAACTCACGACAAGCGAGATTCCATCAAAGACCGGGATTGGGCACGTCAAAAAGAACGGATGATGAAACACAAAGCCTGA